Below is a genomic region from Paraburkholderia phenazinium.
CACAGCGAAGCTGTTGGCGGCGGATTCGAGCATCTTTTCGAAGACGTCGTCCGGAATCGTGATGGTGCCCGGAAAGCGCATGTGCGAAGTGGGCGGCGCATAACCACCCTCCGGCACATAAGCCACGATAGGCGCGACGAGCGCATTGCCGAGTCCCTGCGCGATGCGTTGCGACAGCACCGCGACGCGCGCGTTGTGTTTGCCGAGCGCGACGTCGGGTCCACTTTGCTCGGTGCCGCCGATGGGAATGATGATGGTTGTCTTGCCTGCCGCCACCTCGTCGCGTACCTCTGTCCACGTGAGGTTTTCGAGGAACACGGTTTTCGGCGCTTGCGCGAGAGCGGTCTGGGTGGCGATCAGCAACACGATCGCGGCGAGCGTTCGCTGCGGTGAGAAGCGCATGAGGCGGCCCTGTCCCGGAAGATTGACGACGCTTGTGAGTATATCCGTCGCTCGTGCAGGCCGAGAGGCATTTACCGGAACGGGTGGTTCTCGAAACAGGACCTTGTTCAAGGGTTATCCCTGGTGTTTCAATTCCACCAAACCTTTCTTTTTGCTTTCTTTATTCTTTCAATTAAGGTTAAATTGAGGCCTTCGTTAAGCACGAGGAGACCTCAAATATGTCGCACTTCATGCAGGGCGCGGTGACGCTAGGTGGTTGCATCGGCATGTTCACGCTGATGGTGACCATGATTGAAATGCTGAAGGGATAACAGCATCGGCCTTCAGCCCGTGGCATCTCGCCACGAACTGAAGGCCGGCCACCCGCCATCAACTGCAGGTTACGACGCTCCACCTGACACCGGCGACGGATTGCGTTCCGCGAAGCCTTCCTGATGCCAGTACGGATACACGGGGCGCACTGCGCTGGCGGCATCGAGCTTCGCCATCTGTTCGGCCGTCAGATTCCAGCCGACGGCGCCGAGATTCTGCCGCAACTGTTCTTCGTTACGCGCACCGATCAGCACCGTCGAAACCGTGGGACGTTGCAACAGCCAGTTCAGCGCAATCTGCGGCACGGTCTTGCCGGTTTCGGCCGCCACTTCGTCGATCGCGTCGAGCACGCGGAACAGATATTCGTCCGGCACCGGCGGACCCATGTCAGCGGTTTTATGCAGGCGGCTCTTTTCCGGCAACGGTTGACCGCGTTTCAGCTTGCCGGTCAGACGCCCCCAGCCGAGCGGACTCCACACCACCGCGCCCAGGCCCTGGTCGAGTCCGAGCGGCATCAACTCCCATTCGTAGTCGCGTCCTACCAGCGAGTAATACGCCTGATTCGCGACGTAACGCGGATAGCCATAACGGTCGGCCACGTCTTGCGACTTCATCAGATGCCAGCCGGAAAAATTCGACACGCCTGTATAGCGGATCTTGCCTGCCCGCACGAGATCGTCGAGCGTCGACATTACTTCGACGACCGGCGTCTTGGCATCGAAGCCATGTAGCTGGAACAGGTCGATATAGTCGGTCTGCAGACGCTTCAAGGCGGCGTCGACAGACTGGATCAGGTGAAAACGCGACGAGCCGACACTGTTGGGCCCATCGTCGAAACGGAAGGTGGCCTTGGTCGAGATGATGACCTTGTCGCGCTTGCCCTTGATCGCTTCGCCGAGCACGGCTTCGGACGAGCCTTTCGAATAGATGTCGGCGCTGTCGAACATCGTCACGCCCGCGTCGAGACAGATATCGATCAGACGGCGTGCTTCGGCGACATCGGTTGCGCCCCACGCCTCGAAGAATTCGCCCTTGCCGCCAAATGTTCCCGTGCCGAAGCTGAGCACCGGAACCTTGAAGCCGGACGCGCCCAAATATCTCTGTTCCATCGAATAATCTCCGTAAGGTTGCTTCGCATTTGCTGCTCGCTTACTGCTCATGTGCTGCTAATGCGCCGCCCGATGGCCACGCATTTTCCATCCTGCAACAACAGGGCTCGAGTCTACGCGCGTCCGCCGGATCGCGTCGGCGACGCCGGCAGCCTTGGGGAGTTGCAACGCCGTGTAGAAAATTCAAGCGGAGAGGATGACCTTACCTGCGACAGTCCCGCCAGTTCACCAGACTCACCCGGTTCACCGTCACTCGCAAGTCACGAGCGCATGCAGTTCGTCGATATTGAATGGCTTGGCGAGAATCGCCACGCCGATATGTTTGGCGCGTTCCAGTTCGTCGGCGTAGCCGGTCATCAAGGCGATCTTCTGGGCGGGCCAGGAAGTGCGCACCCGTTCTGCGAGGTCGACGCCGTTCAGCTTGCCGGGCATCTGGATGTCGGAGAGCACCAGTTCGAAAGTCTCCCCGGCGGTGAGGACATCAAGTGCCCGGTCCGCAGTCGCTTCGTGATGCACTTCGCATCCGAAAGTTTGCAACACGGCCGCGATGCCCGCTGCGACATCCGCGTTGTCCTCCACCAGCAGCACCACGCCCTGCGCAGCGGAGTGGTCGTCGCCGGTCGCCGTGGCGACTACCGGCTGCGCCGCCCGCGCTTCGCGGTAACGCGGCAGATATAGACGCACCGTCGTGCCGCTGCCCACCACGCTGTCTATTTTCGCGGTGCCGCCCGATTGTTCGCACATCGCGAGGACCTGCGCGAGCCCGAGGCCTGTGCCAGAACCGTGCAGCTTGGTCGTGAAAAGCGGCTCGAAGGCGCGGCGCGCCACCGCCTCGGCCATGCCCTCGCCGTCATCGGAACAGGTGATGAGCACGTATTCGCCATCGGGCAGCAATGTGTCGCTCGACACCAGCCGCACGTTCTGGCAGCGAATCGCGAAGCGCCCGCCTCGCGGCATCGCATCGCGCGCGTTGACCGCGAGGTTCATGATGGCGAACTCGAGCTCGGTCGGGTCGACCAGCACGCGCCAGATCTCGTCCATCAGATTGAGCTTCACCTGCACCTTGTCGCCCACCGCCGCGTCGATCAGCGGGGCGGCGCCGGGCAGCCATTTCGCCAGCTGGACCGGCTCCTGTTTGAGCGGCTGCTTGCGCGCCACGCTCAGGAGGCGGCGCGTCAACGCCTCCGCAGTCGAGGTGGCGCGCTCCACCGCCTTCACCTCGTTTTCCATGTTGTTGAAGCCCTTGTGGCGGGCCATCTGCATGTTGGACGAGACGACCATCAGCAGATTGTTGAAGTCGTGCGCGACGTTGGCCACCAGATTGCCGAGCGCGCCCATGCGTTGCAACTGACGGGTCGATGCCTCGGCGGAAAGCCGCATCGCCACTTCGCCCTGCCAGCGCTCCCAGGCCTGACGCTCGGTCTCGAGCTGGCGCAGCGAGAAGAACACCAGCAGCCAGATGGCGATGCACGGCACCACCGTGATGGTCGCGATCAGGAAGAAGTGGTGCCACCACTGCTCATAGATCGCGGAGGTGGCGTAGGCGCTCATCACATACAGCGGATAGTCGGCGACCCGGCGGAATGCCAGCAGCCGCTCCACCCCGTCGACGCTCGAAGTCATCCGCACGTGGCCGAACAGTTCCTTGTCGCGCAACGCATCGGTAAACGGCGTATGCGCCGACAGCTCGGTGCCCGGTGGCCAGCCCGGATAACGCACCAGCAACTGGCCGTCCTGGCGGTACAGGCCGAGCGCGAGCGATGGGTCGCCTCCCGTCAGGTCGCTGTAAAAACGCGAGAAATAGTCGCTGCGCAGCGCGATGGAGACTTCGCCGAGGAAGCGCCCGTCCGCCGTCGAGCGGGCCAGCGTCGTGTTGAACACATCGGTCTGCGAGACCTGCCCGTACATCGGCAGCGAGAAGTACGTCGACGGGCGGATCGCCTTTGCCGAGAGGAAATCGTCGCGTGTGGCGACCGAGACGTCCGGGGCGGGAAAGACGCGGCTATTGACCAGCAGCTTGCCCGCCGGGTCGAAGATCGCAATGGCCGCCACCTGCGGGAAGTCGCCGCCAATCTCGCGCAGGTGCTGGAAGATCTCGCCTTCGTGGGCGCGGATCGCGGCCGCGTCGTCGTCACCCAGCAGGTCGAGAATACGGGCGATGATCTGCTGGTTCAGATCGAGCACCTTGACCGCCTGCTCGTCGGTCACGCGTGCGAGGCGGTCGATCATGTTGTCGGAATCGGCAATCCGGCGCTGATAGTCGAAGTATCCGTAGCCTGCGAGACAGGCGAGCGGAAACAGGATCGAGGCGACGAACACCACGAGCAGGATGCGCCGCGTTGCAGCAAAGTTGCGTAACGGCAGGGGTAAGTCGACGACGGCGCGCTCCGCATGTTGCACGTGACGATCTCCTCTGACGAATCGATAAAATCAGTGTAGGTCGAACTGGGTGGCTTGCAGACAACGTGCCCGATACCGCGCGCGACCCTAATTCGGTTTCGCCTGACTGTACGACAGGCCGCGCCCAGACACAAACATATGGCGCTTACAGCAGGCTCTATGGCGTTCAAGGGCGTTCCGTCGCGATCCGCCAGGCAACTGGGCACAACGATTGCTGCCGCAGCGGGCACCGCCCTATCGGAACGAATCGTCATGTCTGACCAGACCGCTCCATCCCACGGTGATGAAGACCAGCAACGCGACCGGCAATCCAGCGCCGGCGACTCCGGGCGCGCGGCGAGCGGCCAGAACGGCGCGAACGACCGGTCCACCAAGAACGACAACGGCAGCAAAAACGACAAGGACAGCAATAACGGCAACGGCAAGGACGAAAAGGATGGCAAGGACGCCAACGGCTCCGGAAAGAACAAGAGCAAAAAGCCGCTGATCATCCTTGCCGTAGTGGCCGTGATCCTGCTGATCGGCGCGTTTATCTGGTGGTTCGCGACCCGCAACCAGGTCACCACCGACGACGCCTACACCGACGGCAACGCCATCACGATTGCGCCGCAAGTCTCGGGTTACGTGGTCCAGCTGGCGATCAACGACAACGTCTACGTGCACAAGGGCGAGCTGCTGGTCGTCATCGACAAGCGCGAGTATCAGGCCCAGGTGGACGCCGCCCAGGCTCAACTGGGGCTCGCGCAGGCGCAGTTGAATGCGGCCCAGGTCCAGCTCGATATCGCGCGGGTGCAGTATCCGGCGCAGTACCTGCAGGCCAAGGCGCAAACCTCTTCGGCCGAGGCCAACCTGAAGCAGGCGCAGGCCGCCTACGTGCGTCAGCATGCGGTCGACCAGCGCGCCACCTCGCAGCAGAACATCGATACCGCCGACGCGCAGCAGCAAACCGCCCGCGCCAGCGTGCAGCAGGCACAAGCCCAGCAGCAGACGGCGAGCCTCGTGCCGCAGCAGATCAGGCAGACCGAGGCGACGGTGGAAGAACGCCGTCAGCAGGTTCAGCAGGCTGAGGCGCAGCTCGAGCAGGCACGCCTCAATCTCTCGTACTGCGAAGTGCGGGCGCCCTCCGATGGCTGGGTCACGCGCCGCAATGTGCAGTACGGCAGCTTCCTGCAGGCGGGCGTGTCGCTGTTCTCGATCGTCACGCCGGACGTCTGGGTGACGGCCAACTTCAAGGAGTCGCAACTCGAGCGCATGCGCCCTGGCGACAAGGTGAACGTCGAGGTCGATGCGTATCCGAAGCTCGAACTGCATGGTCATATCGACAGCGTGCAGCTCGGCAGCGGCTCGGTTTTCTCGGCCTTCCCGGCGGAAAATGCGACCGGCAACTTCGTCAAGATCGTCCAGCGCGTGCCGGTGAAGATCGTGATCGACGACGGCATGCCGCGCGATCAGCCTCTCGGTCTCGGACTTTCGGTGTCGCCCAAGGTCTTCCTGAAATGAGCGAGGCCAACTGGAAGCCTGCCGGCAATCCATGGCTGATCGCGATCGTCGTGACGCTGGCCGCGTTCATGGAAGTGCTCGACACCACCATCGTCAACGTGGCGCTGCCGCATATTGCCGGCACCATGTCGGCCAGCTACGACGAAGCGACCTGGACCTTAACCTCCTACCTGGTGGCGAACGGCATCGTGTTGCCGATCTCAGGTTTCCTTGGCCGGGTGATGGGCCGCAAGCGCTATTTCCTGGTCTGCATCGTGGCGTTTACAATCTGCTCGTTCCTGTGCGGGATTGCCAGCAACCTGATGCAGCTGATCGTGTTCCGGCTGCTGCAAGGGTTCTTCGGCGGCGGTCTGCAGCCGAACCAGCAGTCGATCATTCTCGACACCTTCCCGCCTGAACAACGGGGACGCGCGTTTTCGATTTCGGCGGTGGCGATCGTGGTTGCGCCGGTGCTGGGCCCGACGCTCGGCGGCTGGATCACCGATAACTTCTCGTGGCGCTGGGTCTTCCTGCTCAACGTGCCGGTGGGCATTCTCACCTCGCTCGCCGTGATGCAGCTGGTCGAAGATCCGCCGTGGCGCAACAAGGACAGCGGCAAGGTGTCGATTGACTATATCGGCATTACGCTGATCGCGATCGGTCTCGGCTGCCTGCAGGTGATGCTCGATCGCGGCGAAGACGACGACTGGTTTTCGTCGACGTTCATTCGCATCTTTGCGGCGCTGGCGGTGGCGGGCATAGCGGGGGCGATAGCGTGGCTGCTCTATGCGAAGAAGCCCGTGGTGAATCTGGCGTGCATGAGGGATCGTAACTTCGCGCTTGGCTGCATCACCATGGCGGCCTTTGCGATGATGCTCTATGGCAGTGCCGTGCTCGTGCCACAACTCGCCCAGCAGCAACTCGGCTATACCGCGACGCTGGCGGGGCTCGTGCTATCGCCTGGCGCGATTCTGATCGTCATGGAGATTCCGATCATCAGCCGCGCGATGCCCTACGTGCAGACGCGTTTCCTCGTGGCGACCGGTTTTCTGCTGCTCGCGCTCGCCCTTGCCTACTCGCATACCCTCGTGCCGAATGTCGACTACGACACGCTCGTCAAGATGCGTAGCGCGCAGTCGATTGCGATCGGCTTTCTGTTCGTGCCGATTACGACGCTCGCCTATCTGACCGTGCCGCGCGAACTCAACGACGACGCCTCGGCGCTGTTTACGATGTTCCGTAACGTGGCGGGGTCGATCGGCATTTCGTTATCCACCGCGCTGATTCGCGAGCGCACCCAGGCGCGCATGGCGCATTTGTCGGTCCATACGACGACGCTCTCGCAGAACTACAACGACACGCTGCAGCGCACGGCGCATACGATTGCCGGCATGACCGGCCAGCCGCTCGCGCAGGCGATGAAAACCGCCGCCGGGCAACTCTATACGACCTTCATCTCACAGGCGACCATTCTGGCTTACGTGGATGTGTTCGGCTACCTCGCACTTTTCTGCGCCATGGTCATTCCCGTGACGTTTTTCTTTTCTCCGGCCAAAGCCGCAGGCGGCGGAGGAGGACACTGATATGAGCCACGTTCGCCGCGTACGACGTGCCGCGCTCCGGCGTGCACTCCCCGTTGCACTTCCTCTTGCAGTGCTGCTCGGCGCCTGCACGGTTGGACCGCAGTTTCGCGCTCCGCAAGCCGACACGCCGGCGCAATGGCACGATCCGCAGCAGGCTGCCTCAGAGGCGGCGGCTCGTGCCGCGACGCCTGCTTCGGCTGCGGCGCCAACAGCCGCATCCGTGCCCACGATGGACTCGGATCCCGATCCGCAATGGTGGCGCAGCTTCTCGGACCCGACGCTCGATGGGCTGATCGACCGCGCCGCGCGCGACAACCTTGACCTGCAGGAGGCCGTGCTGCGCATCGTCGAAGCACGCACCCAGGAGCAGAGCGCGGCTGCGCAAGGTCTGCCCAACGTACGCGCAAGCGGTAGCTATCAGCGCGAACAGCTCGGCGCGAAGGGCTTTCTGGAATCCGATGGCGTCTACAACAAGGTCGATCAACTGGGCGCGCCGAACTCGCCGGTCAACCAGATCGCCCCTGGGGCGGGCGCTACGCTCGAAAACGGCGCCAACAATGTCCTTAACCAGCTGACCGCGCCGATCAACCTATGGCAGGTCGGTTTCGATGCTTCGTGGGAGCTGGATCTGTTCGGCCGGGTGCGCCGCTCGGTCGAGGCCGCGCATGCGCAGACCGAAGAGGCGGTGGAAAGCCGCAACGACGCACTGGTGTCGCTCGAGGCCGAGGTCGCGCAAACCTATATGCAGTTACGCGGCGCCCAGGCATTGCGGCAGATTACCCAAAGCCTCGTCGATCAGCAGCGCGATATCGTCGCGTTGACGCAAAGTCAGGCGAAGGTGGGGCTTGCGAGTCAGCTCGATGTAAAAAGTGCGACAGCGCAATACGCGCAGACCCAGGCGCAGTTGCCTCAATACGATCAGCAGATCCAGCAGGCGCTCAATGGCCTCGCCTATCTGCTCGGCGAGCCGCCGGGCTCGCTCGCGGATGAACTGTCCGCGCCTGCCGCGGTGCCGCCTGTACCGCCGAGCGTGCCGGTCGGCATGCCGTCGACACTGGCGCGCCGACGTCCGGACATCCGCCGTGCCGAGGCGAGTCTGCATGCGGCCACCGCCGATGTCGGCGTCGCGGTGGCGCAGTTCTACCCGGATATCTCGCTGACCGGCCAGGTCGGCACGCGCGCCACAAACGCGAGCGGTTTGACACACTGGTCGAGCCTGTTCTATTCATTCGGGCCGAGCATCTCGCTGCCGATCTTCGAGGGCGGCTCGCTGGTGGCTAACCTCCATCTGTCGCAAGCGCAACAGCAGCAGGCTGCACTCGATTACCGCAAGACGGTGCTGATGGCGTTGCGCGATGTCGACAATGCCCTCGCTGTCTACCGTACCGATCAGGCGCGCCAGGTGTCGCTGGGCGACAGCGTCGCGGCGCAGCAGGCCGCCTTCGAACTCGCGCGCGACAGCTACCGCAAGGGCCTCGTTACTTTTATCAACGTGCTCGACGCAGAACGGCAGCTAAGCGATGCGCAGCAGCAGTACGCGCAGGAAACCATGCAGGTCAGCACTGACCTCGTGGCACTGTACAAGGCGTTGGGCGGCGGATGGCAAGCTGGTGGGAATGCGACAGGCGCGACGGATGCGGTCCCGGCGAAAGCGCCGGGCGGTTGAGGATGGTACTTCCAGAACTACGCCGCGATATCGTCGACCGTCTGCGCCGGTTCCATTTCCACCGGAACGGTAGCGGCGATCCGGCAGCACGCATTCAGCATGTCCTGCATCGACGTTGCGTAGCAGTCCGCACCGATCGCGCTTTGCAGATCGTCGCTCCACTTTTCCGGCTGCCCTTGCGGCCACAGGCCAACGACAATCGACGCATCAGGCAGGCGCTGACGAACCCGCCTCACGAGATAGCGCAGATGAGAGGGAATACCGTCGATGTTCAGATAGAACAGGCATACGATGGTGACCGCCGACGTATCGAGCGTATCGATAGCAGTGCGCGACGCCGCTTCATGCGGCAGCGAGCGGCAATTCAGATCGTGCTTGCCGAGCAGTTGCAGCAGCAGGCTGGTCGCCAGTTGATCGAGCGGACCGCGTCCGGCGATGCATAGCACCTGATGGCCAGCCCGATTGCGTTCGGCGCGCTCACGCTGGATACGCGTCTCGTCGCTCGTGTTGCCGGCCGTGCCTTGACCTGCCCCCATGCCCGCTTCGCCTTCGCTCGCCGCCGCTTGTGCTCTGGCTTCGCGCTCGAGGCTCGCTTCATCCACGGGCAATCGCGACCGTTCGTCGGACGGCCCGACTGCCGCCCAGTTTTCCTCGGGTTGATCGAGCCTGGGATCGCGATCGGGAAAGCTATCGAGCCCTTCGGCCAGGTCGTTAGTGGTGGATTCGATCCGTGCGAGTTGCGCGGCGGTGACGCTGCCACGCTGCACGTCGTTGGCCGCCAGTTGCAAACCCTTGAGGGCAACTTCATCGTAATACGCGCAGAGCGAACGCTCGCGAAGCAGACTCTCGGCTTGTGCGAGCGCCTCATCCGGGTCGCCGGCCAGCGCACGCTGATAGAAGTTCTCGATCGGCGTGAGCGCGGGTTGATCACCTAGCAGCACGTCGAGAAACTCGAGCCGTCGAACATGACGGCCCAATACCAGCAGACATAAGGTCAAGGGCGTGGAGAGGATCAGTCCGATAGGCCCCCAGATCCAGCTCCAGAAAATCGCGGCGACCACGACGGAAAACGGCGAAAGACCCGTGCTGTGTCCGTACAGCAAAGGCTCGACCACTTGCCCAACCAGCACTTCGACGCTCACGAAGAGCGCCAGCGACCAGATCGCCATCGACCAGCCGGGACTCACCGCTGCGGCCAGAGCGGTGGCAAGCACCGCCGAAATCCAGATGCCCACGTATGGCACGAGCCGCAAGAGCGCGGCCATGATGCCCCACAGGATAGGGCTCGGCACTCCGATCAGAGAAAGGCCGATGCCGATCACCACGCCCACCCCTGCATTCACGCCGAGCTGCGACACGAAGTAGCGGCTCAGACGACGCGCGGCCTCGTCCATCACGGTCGTCGTGCGATGCAGATCGCGCGAACCGAACAGACGAATCGCACGGTCGCGCAGATCGTCGCGCTGGAGCAGAATCACGATCGTCACGACGAAAACGATAAACGCGGTTTCAAGCGGGCTAATGGCAGGTGTCAGAAAACGCCGCGCGAGTTCGAATGGCGTGGGCACCGGCTCGCGCACGACGACGGGCATCGCGGCGGGTGCCTGTGCATCGGATGATGGCGCCACGGCACTGCGCGAGGCCGGTGGCGGCGCGGGGGACGGCTGCTGCTGCGGCTCGGTGACACGCTGCAGCGCCTGACCGGCTGTGCCCATCAGGCGGTCGAGCTTGCCGATGGTCAGGTTGTGCGCGGTGTCGAGCTTGCGCTCGATGGTGGCTTCATAATGCGGCCCGTTGGCGACGAGGTCGGTGAGCTGAGTCCCGATCACGCTGGCGAGCAGCACAATGACCGAGACTGATAGCAGCACCGCGGCAAACACCGAGGCGACGTGTCCTAGGCGGATGCGCAACAACGCATTCGCCAATGGCGCGACGAGGAAGCTGAGCAGGATCGCGAGCGTGATCGGAATCAGCACGTCGCGCGCAAAGTAAAGCGCAGCGACGGCCAGCACGCCGACCGCCAACGTGATCAGCCCCTCGATGCCCAGCGCGGTGCTCGGAGCAATACGTGTCGCCGTGCGCGTCAAGCGTGGGTCGTCGAAGTCCCGCATCTATTCCTTGTGTGTCGGCGTTACCGTCACACCCGTATGCGAGTCGCCCTCCGCGCCCATCGATTCCTTCTCGACTTCAGCGCGCGCCTGCTCCCAGTATTCGTCCGGGTTGCCCTTGGGATCGGTCGCCTGTTCCCACAGGTAGTACGCGCGGGTGCGAATCTTTTCTTCGGTGCTGTTTGTTTCGAGTTCGTGGTCCTGTGCCATCTTGCCCTCCTGGGCGTTTTGCCTTGAGTCTGCTTTGGTCGGAGCGACCGCCGCTGCGTTCTTCATTGCCTGGATTTTCTTCGCTGGCTTGCACCAGAGAATCAGGCGAATGCAAAGGCGCGCGGGGGTGCCTGCGTTTACATGTTCAGCAAGCCCTATACCTGGCGTTACGGACCGTGCTTAGCTCGTTTTGCCGGGATCATCGGTGGTCAACTGCTGCTCGAGTCCGTCCAATACCCGCTGGGTTGCACGGCTTGAAGCATCGAGCGCGAACAACAGCAGCGAGCGGCCGGTGACCTGGTAAGACGCGCCGGCAGAAAATGCCGGCAGTTCGTCGCGTACCGGCATGTTCGTGTCGAGAAGGCAGGTCCATTGATCGCCCTCGGGAACATCCGGCAACGTGAAATTGACCACGTCGTGATGCGCGTTGAGGACCAGCAGCAGTGTCGCGTCGGAGGCTGGCCGGCGAATGCCGCTCGCCTGGGCACGGCCGTCGATCACGAGGCCAAAGCAGCGCATCGCTGCGTCGTCCCATTGTTCCTGCGAGAGATCCTCGCCAGTCGGCGACAGCCAGCGGGTATCGGTCACCTCGAGCGCAGCGTTGTATTCGCCAGTCAGAAAGCGTCCGCGCCGCAGCACCGGCAAGCGATGCCGCAAGGTGGTGAGGTTCTTGACGAACTCCGTCAACGCACGCCCGTCGTCGTCGATCGCTTCCCAGTCGAGCCAGCTGATCTCGTTGTCCTGACAATAGGCGTTGTTGTTGCCCTTCTGGGTGCGGCCGAATTCGTCGCCGGCGAGGATCATCGGCGTACCTTGCGAAAGCAGCAACGTGGCTAGCAGGTTGCGCTTCTGACGCTCGCGCTGCTGGCGGATATCCGGATCGTCGGTAGGGCCTTCCACGCCGAAATTCCACGACTTGTTATCGGAGTGGCCGTCCTTGTTGTCCTCGCCGTTCGCCTCGTTGTGCTTGTCGTTGTACGAAACGAGATCGTTCGTGGTGAAGCCGTCGTGGGCCGCGATGAAATTCACGC
It encodes:
- a CDS encoding aldo/keto reductase, whose protein sequence is MEQRYLGASGFKVPVLSFGTGTFGGKGEFFEAWGATDVAEARRLIDICLDAGVTMFDSADIYSKGSSEAVLGEAIKGKRDKVIISTKATFRFDDGPNSVGSSRFHLIQSVDAALKRLQTDYIDLFQLHGFDAKTPVVEVMSTLDDLVRAGKIRYTGVSNFSGWHLMKSQDVADRYGYPRYVANQAYYSLVGRDYEWELMPLGLDQGLGAVVWSPLGWGRLTGKLKRGQPLPEKSRLHKTADMGPPVPDEYLFRVLDAIDEVAAETGKTVPQIALNWLLQRPTVSTVLIGARNEEQLRQNLGAVGWNLTAEQMAKLDAASAVRPVYPYWHQEGFAERNPSPVSGGAS
- a CDS encoding HlyD family secretion protein; translation: MSDQTAPSHGDEDQQRDRQSSAGDSGRAASGQNGANDRSTKNDNGSKNDKDSNNGNGKDEKDGKDANGSGKNKSKKPLIILAVVAVILLIGAFIWWFATRNQVTTDDAYTDGNAITIAPQVSGYVVQLAINDNVYVHKGELLVVIDKREYQAQVDAAQAQLGLAQAQLNAAQVQLDIARVQYPAQYLQAKAQTSSAEANLKQAQAAYVRQHAVDQRATSQQNIDTADAQQQTARASVQQAQAQQQTASLVPQQIRQTEATVEERRQQVQQAEAQLEQARLNLSYCEVRAPSDGWVTRRNVQYGSFLQAGVSLFSIVTPDVWVTANFKESQLERMRPGDKVNVEVDAYPKLELHGHIDSVQLGSGSVFSAFPAENATGNFVKIVQRVPVKIVIDDGMPRDQPLGLGLSVSPKVFLK
- a CDS encoding efflux transporter outer membrane subunit, which translates into the protein MSHVRRVRRAALRRALPVALPLAVLLGACTVGPQFRAPQADTPAQWHDPQQAASEAAARAATPASAAAPTAASVPTMDSDPDPQWWRSFSDPTLDGLIDRAARDNLDLQEAVLRIVEARTQEQSAAAQGLPNVRASGSYQREQLGAKGFLESDGVYNKVDQLGAPNSPVNQIAPGAGATLENGANNVLNQLTAPINLWQVGFDASWELDLFGRVRRSVEAAHAQTEEAVESRNDALVSLEAEVAQTYMQLRGAQALRQITQSLVDQQRDIVALTQSQAKVGLASQLDVKSATAQYAQTQAQLPQYDQQIQQALNGLAYLLGEPPGSLADELSAPAAVPPVPPSVPVGMPSTLARRRPDIRRAEASLHAATADVGVAVAQFYPDISLTGQVGTRATNASGLTHWSSLFYSFGPSISLPIFEGGSLVANLHLSQAQQQQAALDYRKTVLMALRDVDNALAVYRTDQARQVSLGDSVAAQQAAFELARDSYRKGLVTFINVLDAERQLSDAQQQYAQETMQVSTDLVALYKALGGGWQAGGNATGATDAVPAKAPGG
- a CDS encoding DHA2 family efflux MFS transporter permease subunit, whose translation is MSEANWKPAGNPWLIAIVVTLAAFMEVLDTTIVNVALPHIAGTMSASYDEATWTLTSYLVANGIVLPISGFLGRVMGRKRYFLVCIVAFTICSFLCGIASNLMQLIVFRLLQGFFGGGLQPNQQSIILDTFPPEQRGRAFSISAVAIVVAPVLGPTLGGWITDNFSWRWVFLLNVPVGILTSLAVMQLVEDPPWRNKDSGKVSIDYIGITLIAIGLGCLQVMLDRGEDDDWFSSTFIRIFAALAVAGIAGAIAWLLYAKKPVVNLACMRDRNFALGCITMAAFAMMLYGSAVLVPQLAQQQLGYTATLAGLVLSPGAILIVMEIPIISRAMPYVQTRFLVATGFLLLALALAYSHTLVPNVDYDTLVKMRSAQSIAIGFLFVPITTLAYLTVPRELNDDASALFTMFRNVAGSIGISLSTALIRERTQARMAHLSVHTTTLSQNYNDTLQRTAHTIAGMTGQPLAQAMKTAAGQLYTTFISQATILAYVDVFGYLALFCAMVIPVTFFFSPAKAAGGGGGH
- a CDS encoding hybrid sensor histidine kinase/response regulator; protein product: MQHAERAVVDLPLPLRNFAATRRILLVVFVASILFPLACLAGYGYFDYQRRIADSDNMIDRLARVTDEQAVKVLDLNQQIIARILDLLGDDDAAAIRAHEGEIFQHLREIGGDFPQVAAIAIFDPAGKLLVNSRVFPAPDVSVATRDDFLSAKAIRPSTYFSLPMYGQVSQTDVFNTTLARSTADGRFLGEVSIALRSDYFSRFYSDLTGGDPSLALGLYRQDGQLLVRYPGWPPGTELSAHTPFTDALRDKELFGHVRMTSSVDGVERLLAFRRVADYPLYVMSAYATSAIYEQWWHHFFLIATITVVPCIAIWLLVFFSLRQLETERQAWERWQGEVAMRLSAEASTRQLQRMGALGNLVANVAHDFNNLLMVVSSNMQMARHKGFNNMENEVKAVERATSTAEALTRRLLSVARKQPLKQEPVQLAKWLPGAAPLIDAAVGDKVQVKLNLMDEIWRVLVDPTELEFAIMNLAVNARDAMPRGGRFAIRCQNVRLVSSDTLLPDGEYVLITCSDDGEGMAEAVARRAFEPLFTTKLHGSGTGLGLAQVLAMCEQSGGTAKIDSVVGSGTTVRLYLPRYREARAAQPVVATATGDDHSAAQGVVLLVEDNADVAAGIAAVLQTFGCEVHHEATADRALDVLTAGETFELVLSDIQMPGKLNGVDLAERVRTSWPAQKIALMTGYADELERAKHIGVAILAKPFNIDELHALVTCE
- a CDS encoding AI-2E family transporter, with the protein product MRDFDDPRLTRTATRIAPSTALGIEGLITLAVGVLAVAALYFARDVLIPITLAILLSFLVAPLANALLRIRLGHVASVFAAVLLSVSVIVLLASVIGTQLTDLVANGPHYEATIERKLDTAHNLTIGKLDRLMGTAGQALQRVTEPQQQPSPAPPPASRSAVAPSSDAQAPAAMPVVVREPVPTPFELARRFLTPAISPLETAFIVFVVTIVILLQRDDLRDRAIRLFGSRDLHRTTTVMDEAARRLSRYFVSQLGVNAGVGVVIGIGLSLIGVPSPILWGIMAALLRLVPYVGIWISAVLATALAAAVSPGWSMAIWSLALFVSVEVLVGQVVEPLLYGHSTGLSPFSVVVAAIFWSWIWGPIGLILSTPLTLCLLVLGRHVRRLEFLDVLLGDQPALTPIENFYQRALAGDPDEALAQAESLLRERSLCAYYDEVALKGLQLAANDVQRGSVTAAQLARIESTTNDLAEGLDSFPDRDPRLDQPEENWAAVGPSDERSRLPVDEASLEREARAQAAASEGEAGMGAGQGTAGNTSDETRIQRERAERNRAGHQVLCIAGRGPLDQLATSLLLQLLGKHDLNCRSLPHEAASRTAIDTLDTSAVTIVCLFYLNIDGIPSHLRYLVRRVRQRLPDASIVVGLWPQGQPEKWSDDLQSAIGADCYATSMQDMLNACCRIAATVPVEMEPAQTVDDIAA